A genomic region of Arachis stenosperma cultivar V10309 chromosome 9, arast.V10309.gnm1.PFL2, whole genome shotgun sequence contains the following coding sequences:
- the LOC130950069 gene encoding cytochrome P450 94C1-like gives MSWTTHFLYLCDWYIHLLCTSPTKSIHFHVFDNITSNLDNVHNILKTKFYNYSNGTPFSTLRQAIFSFDIICKFSFEIDTEYFIPSFLESKLADSFDLASKILQRAMSPLPFIWKLKRLLNIGSKKNMKEAIEVVDNVVMEMLGQRRREMATMTTSLNKLDLLSGFMGSIEDEN, from the coding sequence ATGTCATGGACCACACACTTCCTATATCTTTGTGACTGgtacatccacctcctctgcacTTCACCCACCAAAAGCATCCACTTCCACGTCTTTGATAACATCACCTCCAACCTCGACAACGTCCACAacatcctcaagaccaagttcTACAACTACTCTAATGGCACGCCTTTCTCTACTCTCCGGCAAGCAATATTCTCCTTCGACATcatatgcaaattctcatttgaaatagacACCGAGTACTTTATTCCTTCTTTTCTGGAGTCCAAGTTGGCAGACAGCTTCGACCTCGCATCCAAGATATTACAACGAGCAATGTCGCCGTTGCCGTTCATATGGAAACTGAAGCGATTACTGAACATTGGTTCGAAGAAGAATATGAAGGAAGCGATCGAAGTGGTGGACAATGTGGTCATGGAGATGTTAGGACAGAGGAGGAGAGAGATGGCAACGATGACGACGAGTCTTAACAAATTAGACTTGCTATCTGGATTCATGGGATCCATCGAAGATGAAAACTAG